The genomic interval CCAGTCTTCCGGTACTGCTCAATGGCTTCAAGCTGTGAGACAGGATCATGAGGGACCCTGAGGTCCACCTCTGTCTCCTCCATGGGTTTGAGGAGAGCCCGCTGGACCCCGGTTCGAGAGACGTCCGGTCCGATCAGATTGTTGGACGAGGCGATCTTGTCGATCTCATCGAGATAGACTATCCCGTACTCGGCGAGCTTGATATCTCCGTCCGCCTCATGGACGAGATCACGGATGAGGTCCTCTACGTCACCCCCCACGTAGCCGGTCTCGCTGAACTTGGTTGCATCCCCCTTGACAAAGGGAACCCCGATCTTGTTGGCGATCAGTTTGATCAGATAGGTCTTACCCACCCCTGTGGGGCCGATCATGATGATGTTGTTCTTGATCCGCCCCACCTCTTTGCTCCCCCCTGTCCTGGAACGCTCTTGAAACTTGATCCTGTTGAAGTGGGTGCAGATCTTGGTCGCAAGAATCTCTTTGGCCTCGTCCTGTTTTACGACGTATTCGTTCAGATAGGCTTCGAGTTCCTCCGGCTTCATGTCGAACTTGATCTGGGCAAGACCCTTGTCGGACTTCCCCTCTCCGTCCCTGCCGGTCCGGTCCCTGTCGGTCCTGGGGAAAAGCATGGGTACGACCAGCTTCACCCTGTCGCCGTACTTCTTACCCAGATACTCGTTCAGCTCCTTTTCCAGTTCCTTCTGGTCAGGTATCTTGGCGCTCTTGATCTCGTCGTCTGTCATGACTTTCAATACCCCTGCAAGATCACCAAAATAGTATAAACCTTCAACCCTGGATTTTCAAGGAATAGCGCCAGGCAAAAAGGCCGTCCCTCCATGGAAAGTGGCCAAGGAGGCAGACCGAGCCGGGCCTCACCAGGCCCTCTGGACAGAGGCCGACCCCTGGCAGAGAGGCCTCCCCCAGCAGAGCTGCCTACCCGATTCGTCAGGCCTTTCCATGGGTGACAAACTCGATGATCTGATCCCTACCGAGACCCGCCAGGCCCAGATCCTTGAGACCTACACCGTGGGCCCTGTAATCGAAGTCGGCAAAAATCCGAAGTATTTCTATGATCGCCTTTGTTACCGGAACTTCGATCCCGACGACCTCGGCGAGTTGCTCCAGGGGTACGAAGAAATAGCAGAGATCTTCCCTCAAGACTCTCCTGTTCCCACCGTCGTTGGTCCAGCGCCGTGTGTGAGGGTTCGTAACGTTACCGAAAATCTCGTATAGACTCCCTCCCTCGTAACCGTAAGCCCTCCTCATCCAGTCGAGGTACGTGATCGTTTCACACCCAAATGCGCGGGCAACCATTATCCGTTCCTGGTCGAAGGCGTCTGCGAGCTTTCCGGCACACATCGATATCTCGCCGTAGAATCGGAACTCCTTTGACCGTTCGAAAAAGAACTCCGCCTTTGGGATGTTGATCTGCGCATGAACAGCCGGATTGCCCGGGTGGAGATTGTTCTCCAGCACGTGCTTGGACAGAATTAACTGGGGGTAGACTCTCTTGAGAAGTTCGTAGGCGCCGGGGTTTCTCGTTGCGGGCCAGGCCGATACCCTTATGTCCCTTTTGAAATTATAGATGTGGGCAGCGGCAGGCCCGACCTTTCTGCTAAGATAGGGCATGATGTTCTCTTCCACGAAGGTTATCTTCTCCAACAGGTTACC from Deltaproteobacteria bacterium carries:
- a CDS encoding NAD/NADP octopine/nopaline dehydrogenase family protein gives rise to the protein MRDLPNLLVCGCGSGGMAMAADLALYGCRVSLYEFPDFKDNLDPIRRSGGIMLTGNTYSGKTGLARLEVITDEAEEALRDVELIMINAPAMAVDGIVAALSPYFVEGQTVVVTTGYWASLRSRELLEKGNLLEKITFVEENIMPYLSRKVGPAAAHIYNFKRDIRVSAWPATRNPGAYELLKRVYPQLILSKHVLENNLHPGNPAVHAQINIPKAEFFFERSKEFRFYGEISMCAGKLADAFDQERIMVARAFGCETITYLDWMRRAYGYEGGSLYEIFGNVTNPHTRRWTNDGGNRRVLREDLCYFFVPLEQLAEVVGIEVPVTKAIIEILRIFADFDYRAHGVGLKDLGLAGLGRDQIIEFVTHGKA